The following proteins come from a genomic window of Deltaproteobacteria bacterium:
- a CDS encoding photosynthetic protein synthase I yields MKKGILLCVLFAAAFSLYIPASANAAEYPAIGPLPERKAPDPKKAELGKALFFDARVSGDAALSCASCHNSEQGWTTRMPLSDAYPGSKHWRNASTLLNIVYKGKAYGSDGRLDDLDDMLRDMITDSMNMNMDMQIMQERFKQDEKIVALTHDAYKETGWGKGGMGTSQRGEMTHYVARNAIVQFLETLVSKNVPFDKGNLSDNAKKGMELFKGKAGCIQCHNGPYFSDVRPHNTGVPENPEVFKDPQRHFTYVAYMMFMGVDNRMNWRRDVGYYTISKDKKDVGKFITPTLRELKYTAPYMHNGMFATLDDVIEFYNMGGGEDRPGMKDAAMKPLNLSGDEKMALKEFLLSLSGDPITIPMPKGVKIEYKPIPNWKGVKN; encoded by the coding sequence ATGAAAAAAGGTATTTTGCTGTGCGTTTTGTTTGCTGCGGCATTTTCCCTCTACATCCCTGCATCTGCTAATGCTGCAGAGTATCCTGCCATTGGTCCACTGCCTGAAAGGAAGGCTCCGGACCCAAAGAAGGCGGAACTCGGCAAGGCATTGTTTTTTGATGCAAGGGTATCAGGGGATGCTGCCTTGAGCTGCGCATCTTGCCACAACTCTGAGCAAGGGTGGACAACAAGGATGCCGCTCTCTGATGCATACCCCGGTTCAAAACACTGGAGGAATGCGTCAACGTTATTGAATATTGTTTATAAGGGAAAGGCTTATGGTTCGGATGGAAGGCTTGACGACCTGGACGACATGCTGCGGGACATGATTACAGATTCAATGAACATGAATATGGATATGCAGATTATGCAGGAAAGATTTAAGCAGGATGAAAAGATTGTTGCCCTTACACATGATGCATATAAGGAAACAGGATGGGGCAAAGGCGGCATGGGAACATCGCAGAGGGGTGAGATGACCCATTATGTCGCAAGGAATGCAATTGTCCAGTTCCTTGAAACACTTGTTTCAAAGAATGTTCCGTTTGATAAAGGGAACCTCTCTGATAATGCAAAGAAGGGGATGGAACTCTTCAAAGGCAAGGCAGGGTGCATCCAGTGCCACAATGGTCCTTATTTCTCTGATGTCCGACCCCACAATACAGGCGTCCCTGAAAATCCGGAGGTATTCAAAGACCCGCAGAGACATTTTACTTATGTTGCATACATGATGTTTATGGGTGTTGACAACAGGATGAACTGGAGAAGGGATGTTGGCTATTACACAATATCAAAGGACAAAAAGGATGTGGGCAAATTCATCACACCGACATTAAGAGAACTTAAATACACAGCCCCTTATATGCACAACGGCATGTTTGCCACACTTGATGATGTTATTGAATTTTATAATATGGGCGGCGGTGAAGACAGACCCGGAATGAAAGACGCCGCAATGAAACCGCTGAACCTGAGCGGTGATGAAAAAATGGCATTAAAGGAATTTTTGTTAAGCCTTTCAGGAGACCCAATTACAATACCAATGCCAAAGGGTGTAAAGATAGAATACAAGCCTATCCCTAATTGGAAGGGGGTGAAGAACTAA
- a CDS encoding cytochrome-c peroxidase yields the protein MKNIKRFFTAKIAVTQAFRLDFFKAKALSYTTIVLALLIISSGIVVAGDSPRGLSALPSNPPIPTDNPSGTNVYPSKMDKKQELGYLLFFDPKVSGDGSISCADCHDPKQGWGFADPISRGYPGTVHWRNSQTAVNSGYLNKIFWEGGTTSLESQAPAAAGGGVAGNGSPDMMESRLRFSPEYVKRFKEVFGLEWPNMDHAWDAIAAFERYLSQPDTPFDKFMRGDKNALASKAQKGMEIFKGKANCIACHNGPMLSDEKFYDIGVADAPEFEESGLQQVTVRFQHYSKGSSEEIYRTSKHDLGIYFKQKRLEDRGKFRIAPLRYLKYTAPYMHNGTLFTLDEVIEFYNKGGGEDRWGNKTKILKPLNLTKDEKEALKEFLLSTSGEEIRLPVPKVPDYAPMADWQPKK from the coding sequence ATGAAAAACATTAAAAGATTTTTCACTGCTAAAATAGCCGTAACTCAAGCCTTCAGGCTTGACTTTTTCAAGGCTAAAGCCTTGAGTTACACTACTATAGTGTTAGCATTACTTATTATCTCATCAGGCATTGTTGTAGCAGGCGACAGCCCAAGAGGATTATCAGCGCTCCCATCCAATCCTCCGATACCAACAGACAACCCATCAGGGACTAATGTCTATCCTTCAAAGATGGATAAAAAGCAGGAACTCGGTTATCTCCTGTTCTTTGACCCAAAGGTGTCAGGCGACGGCAGTATATCTTGTGCGGACTGCCATGACCCGAAACAGGGATGGGGGTTTGCCGACCCGATAAGCAGAGGGTATCCCGGCACAGTCCACTGGAGGAATTCTCAGACAGCAGTAAATTCAGGTTATCTTAATAAAATCTTCTGGGAAGGCGGCACAACAAGCCTTGAATCGCAGGCGCCTGCTGCTGCAGGCGGCGGTGTGGCAGGAAACGGCTCTCCTGATATGATGGAATCAAGGCTCAGGTTTTCACCTGAATATGTGAAGAGGTTTAAAGAGGTCTTTGGTTTAGAATGGCCGAATATGGACCATGCGTGGGATGCCATAGCTGCCTTTGAAAGATACCTCTCCCAACCAGATACACCCTTTGATAAATTTATGAGAGGTGATAAAAACGCACTCGCTTCAAAGGCACAGAAGGGCATGGAAATATTCAAAGGCAAGGCAAACTGTATTGCATGCCATAACGGACCCATGCTTTCTGATGAAAAGTTTTATGATATCGGCGTGGCGGATGCGCCTGAATTTGAAGAAAGCGGTCTCCAGCAGGTAACTGTTCGGTTTCAGCATTATTCAAAGGGTTCCTCTGAAGAGATTTACAGGACATCCAAGCATGACCTGGGCATTTACTTTAAACAAAAAAGACTTGAAGATAGGGGTAAGTTCAGGATTGCACCGCTCAGATATTTAAAATATACAGCCCCTTATATGCACAACGGCACGTTATTTACACTGGATGAGGTTATAGAGTTCTATAACAAGGGCGGCGGCGAGGACAGGTGGGGGAATAAGACAAAAATCCTGAAGCCTTTGAATCTCACAAAGGATGAAAAAGAGGCATTAAAGGAATTCCTCTTGTCAACCAGCGGAGAAGAAATCAGGCTTCCTGTGCCAAAGGTTCCTGACTATGCGCCAATGGCAGACTGGCAGCCGAAAAAATAA
- a CDS encoding arsenate reductase (azurin) small subunit — protein sequence MDNTNQKDCLTSCLTTRREFLFLSGAATATIMLTGIPGLGTKEVQAVVSKYPRMKIGKLSALKQDMPVAFTYPTQDIRNILVKLGTPAGGGVGSNNDVVAFNPVCTHMGGPMETAYKAEYKILGQCPFHQSTFDLTRHGMIISGHATESLPQILLETEGDDIYATAVIGLVYGRNSNV from the coding sequence ATGGATAATACAAATCAGAAAGATTGTTTAACCTCATGTCTTACCACCCGCAGAGAGTTTCTGTTTTTAAGCGGCGCTGCCACAGCCACTATTATGCTTACAGGCATACCCGGTTTAGGCACTAAAGAGGTTCAGGCGGTTGTATCTAAATATCCAAGGATGAAGATTGGAAAACTCAGCGCCCTTAAACAGGATATGCCTGTTGCATTTACATATCCGACACAGGATATAAGGAATATCCTTGTTAAACTTGGGACCCCGGCAGGCGGCGGTGTTGGCTCAAACAATGATGTAGTCGCCTTCAACCCTGTCTGCACGCACATGGGCGGGCCAATGGAAACAGCATATAAGGCAGAATATAAAATCCTCGGCCAGTGCCCGTTCCATCAGTCAACCTTTGACCTGACAAGGCACGGCATGATTATAAGCGGTCATGCAACAGAAAGTCTGCCTCAGATATTGCTGGAGACAGAAGGCGATGACATATATGCGACTGCGGTTATAGGGTTGGTTTATGGAAGGAATAGCAATGTTTGA